In Toxoplasma gondii ME49 chromosome VIII, whole genome shotgun sequence, a single genomic region encodes these proteins:
- a CDS encoding histone acetyltransferase subunit nua4 protein (encoded by transcript TGME49_232610), producing MPAFEATRGPSAGGAERDRGSGRKAGHSSREKALKSQFQHRMPVLNEMISLQEKLESDIQHIEAKIYEMEGDYLAATADVGNMIKGWEGYISSSAKARRPPGKLSTPSGAQDRLFSLTSCTSRVWREFGPWTDEDPSAAAPATGNGKSSWQASSAPSQNSGVSGRHSSCTSSSARSAKRSQNKHSCIVKSGDRGSKSSSGPELHGKAFSGGGSRDDLEGNQGTGGSGSFDEPQGRGGGAVV from the exons ATGCCTGCCTTCGAGGCAACCCGTGGACCGTCTGCAGGCGGGGCGGAGCGGGATAGAGGATCCGGGAGGAAGGCTGGCCACTCTTCGCGGGAGAAGGCACTCAAGAGCCAGTTTCAGCACAGAATGCCCGTTTTAAATGAGATGATTTCTCTCCAGGAGAAACTGGAAAGCGACATTCAACACATCGAAGCCAAAATCTACGAAATGGAGGGCGACTACCTCGCAGCCACCGCGGACGTCGGGAACATGATCAAAGGCTGGGAAGGCTACATTT CTTCCAGTGCCAAAGCTCGGCGACCTCCCGGCAAACTGTCCACCCCCTCAGGAGCGCAGGAccgcctcttttctctgacAAGTTGCACCAGCCGCGTTTGGCGAGAGTTCGGGCCGTGGA CGGACGAAGACCCGTCGGCAGCGGCGCCGGCCACAGGCAATGGGAAATCCTCGTGGCAGGCGTCGAGCGCGCCTTCCCAAAACAGTGGAGTATCTGGACGGCACTCGAGTTGTACATCTTCTTCAGCTCGCTCGGCAAAGCGCAGCCAGAACAAACATTCCTGCATCGTCAAGTCCGGGGACAGAGGAAGCAAATCGAGTTCCGGACCAGAGCTGCACGGAAAGGCCTTCTCTGGAggtggaagcagagacgactTGGAAGGAAATCAAGGGACGGGGGGGAGTGGTTCTTTCGACGAGCCTCAAGGTCGAGGTGGAGGCGCAGTTGTCTAG
- a CDS encoding phospholipase, patatin family protein (encoded by transcript TGME49_232600~Signal peptide predicted by SignalP 2.0 HMM (probability 0.988) with cleavage site probability 0.538 at residue 33), producing the protein MMKGNSVSLRSLSLCLLFSLLLFSFCMDTRSSATDGADKAESAVSAAPESAEEPSGEDASESSLGEDEEDSEEEDENEDEDFSSLFGSLGGGGFGRGLDNLQGMSGLFDNLGTDSDGEHKLGNLASLLPNLGMIGKGGGDGKEELAELLSKASAQQNSGTNQVSPDFVNQIFSMLSKNNTALNDIMSEFMQDPYMDIKETERPKIDPEVFANPPAQTDNAAGNAKDGETPESSPAEAYASDAATADGPEEIILSKIKKFVKKPGDRDADNAAADPFAETNDAGVCHILVLSGGGARSAFQAGGIVGLAEQYKAQGRELKWDVVTGVGFGGVQAAFGLPFKPGHNGELDYGESLWRFWQGLKKEDILKCENGMKDLMDIRATMQWIQKSQKYASNVAKLLKVPLPHPCDTAPLAATLKNYLSKLAEKSEPAPDDREPRVAVLTAAKLGGGRHTWTLLPSQLETKQCKSEDGSPCSEGSPSQSAADVDTRAPVLVAMAATAAIPGTFPPVALPNAKGKLEGMIDGAVNSFLNVLPGVSACQERVKRSKKNPFSDEEVAQGKGIVLDFVLSVEADKPNTEGTMADEEEEEDNDLFDNTGVPLENLALLKEKFPALTIRHVIAPDDTYELAHDLMDLRSTQALLELGRIAGWGAQVYAPMDEEAKSEES; encoded by the exons ATGATGAAGGGTAACAGCGTGTCATTGCGATCtttatctctctgtcttctcttttccctgttgctgttctccttctgtaTGGACACACGCTCCAGTGCAACCGACGGGGCAGACAAAGCGGAGTCTGCTGTCTCGGCTGCTCCAGAAAGCGCGGAAGAACCGAGTGGAGAGGACGCCAGCGAGTCGAGCTTGggggaggacgaggaagacagcgaagaggaggatgAGAATGAGGACGAGgacttttcttccctttttgGGTCCCTCGGCGGTGGCGGTTTTGGCAGGGGTCTGGACAACTTGCAGGGGATGTCGGGGCTGTTCGACAATTTGGGAACTGACTCCGATGGAGAGCACAAACTTGGAAACCTAGCCAGTTTACTTCCGAACCTCGGGATGATCGGCAAGGGGGGCGGCGACGGCAAAGAGGAACTCGCAGAGCTCCTGAGCAAGGCCAGCGCGCAACAGAACTCAGGAACCAACCAGGTGTCTCCCGACTTCGTGAACCAGATCTTCTCGATGCTTTCGAAAAACAACACCGCTCTCAACGACATCATGAGCGAGTTCATGCAGGATCCGTACATGGACATCAAAGAGACCGAGCGGCCGAAAATTGATCCAGAGGTTTTCGCGAACCCTCCAGCACAAACAGACAACGCAGCTGGCAACGCCAAAGACGGTGAGACACCTGAGAGTTCCCCTGCAGAGGCTTACGCATCTGACGCGGCGACAGCAGATGGCCCTGAAGAGATCATTCTGTCGAAAATCAAAAAATTCGTCAAGAAACCCGGAGACCGCGACGCTGACAACGCTGCTGCCGACCCGTTCGCCGAAACAAATGACGCTGGCGTCTGCCAcattctcgttctctctggaggAGGTGCACGATCCGCATTTCAGGCGGGAGGGATTGTCGGACTTGCCGAGCAATACAAGGCGCAAGGCCGTGAACTGAAGTGGGACGTTGTTACTGGCGTTGGCTTCGGCGGTGTACAGGCAGCTTTCGGCCTTCCCTTCAAACCAG GGCACAACGGCGAGCTAGACTACGGCGAGAGCCTGTGGAGGTTTTGGCAGGGTTTGAAGAAGGAGGACATTTTGAAGTGTGAGAACGGAATGAAAGATTTGATGGACATTCGCGCAACGATGCAGTGGATCCAGAAGTCCCAAAAGTACGCGTCGAATGTGGCGAAGTTGCTGAAGGTTCCCCTGCCGCATCCCTGCGACACTGCGCCGTTGGCGGCCACACTGAAGAATTACCTTTCCAAGTTggcggagaaaagcgaaccTGCACCCGACGACAGGGAGCCCCGAGTGGCGGTCTTGACTGCAGCAAAGCTCGGAGGGGGCCGTCACACGTGGACGTTGCTTCCGTCGCAGCTGGAAACAAAGCAGTGCAAGAGCGAAGACGGGTCGCCGTGTTCGGAGGGCTCGCCATCTCAGAGCGCCGCGGATGTCGATACACGCGCCCCGGTCTTGGTCGCCATGGCAGCCACGGCCGCGATCCCAGGCACTTTTCCGCCGGTCGCGCTCCCGAATGCCAAGGGAAAGCTCGAAGGCATGATTGACGGCGCGGTGAACTCCTTTCTGAACGTCCTGCCGGGAGTGAGTGCGTGTCAGGAGCGCGTGAAACGCAGCAAAAAGAATCCCTTCTCCGACGAAGAGGTTGCGCAAGGCAAAGGCATCGTCCTCGACTTTGTTCTGTCCGTTGAAGCCGACAAACCCAACACGGAAGGGACCATggccgacgaagaagaagaagaggacaatGACTTGTTCGACAACACTGGCGTCCCCCTCGAGAACCTGGCTCTGCTCAAGGAGAAATTCCCTGCCCTCACAATTCGCCATGTCATCGCTCCCGACGATACATACGAGCTTGCCCACGATCTCATGGACCTTCGCAGCACTCAGGCGCTCCTCGAACTCGGGCGGATCGCTGGCTGGGGCGCTCAGGTGTATGCGCCTATGGACGAAGAGGCAAAGTCTGAAGAGTCTTGA